ACAAGCCTATGACAATGTAAGTTTAGCTCATCATTGCCTCATAGTGCTGTGGTTGAGCATTCTCTTTTctaggagagacacagatgctccagtgcggaggtgcgagaggttggctatggacgatttcaggaggggcaaagggaggccgaagaaatattgggaagaggtcattagacatgatatggcacagttgcagctctccgaggacatgaccttagataggaggctatggaggactcagactaagatagtgggctaggtggccgatcggttctccatagtagtcgtagtcgcgCTCATTTGTCTTAACATAGGattttgcatgggattactgcttatattagttggcccagtctactttgggtatcctattttatctatagtagttaatgcccctttatccccgatctttcctaccctgactttatcgctttatcgctctcattatttatatctttatattgtctgttatatgcctggctttactgacctatgtcttgtttttccttgtttctcctcccttgttcttctctcttaagccgagggtctttcggaaacagccgccctaccttttaaggtgggggttaggtctgcgtacactctaccctccccagaccccacatggtgggatcacactgggttcgttgttgttgttgttgttgtatgaaataaaatagataaactATATGCAAGAACGATtctcttttattaaaaaaaaaagaagaaaagaaacctCTTTTGTTTCACTTTGAGCGCCAAAAGTATTATTTTGTGTTTTTCTTCTTGCTATTCTTAACCAACATTGTTAGGACACATCATGCTTTAAGTTTGAAGAAATAAATGTAAGATACTagctattttatttatttttcactatAGCCGTCTAAAATTTTTCTAGTGTTTCATCATTCATTACAAGTATCTTCAACATGTTTGAAATTAGTGTCTGTTTGGTCTAATACAGTGAAATGAGCGTCTTAGTAAAAcaatagatatatgtatctaTAAATATCATTCAAATTTGTCCATGGTCACATAAGTTCATATTTACTCTATGTTTCGATATATAGTTATCACCCAATAATAAGGAAAACATATAGATTTCTTCTCCTCCCTGCTTTGGTGCCTTCGAATGAGAGCCTTAACgtaactggtaaagttactgccatgtgaccaggaagTCAAGGGTTCGAGCTATATAAACAACCTCTTGCAGAAATGCAGGGTAAGGCtgcatacaatagacccttgtggtccgGCCCTTCCACGCACTCTACACATTGCGggagcttagtgcaccgggctgccctttttttttgcTTTGGTGCCTTCATCTCTTGGAATTTTTTGGTCTCTGGGTCACAGTAGCAAAGCGATTTCACAAGGGGCATCATTGGCTTATGTGCTTATTTCATATTCTTGCTCTTTATGTTATGTGATGTTTATAGCCCATAAAAGAGCTTTCTGGCTTCCTCTGCAGGACTTGTTGGTCTTCAGGCTGCAGTTTTGGAACCACAACTCTGTAGAGGCATTCTTCTTTTAAATATATCTCTCCGAATGCTGCATATAACGAAGCAGCCTTGGTTTGGTAGACCACTGATTAAAGCATTTCAGAATTTATTGAGGTGAACTTCTTTATTCATTATATCTCGAAGACTCAAACCTTTTGCTATCTGTACTGGACTCATCTTAGGTGTTTTTGCCTCAGAAATACTGAACTCGGGAAATTCTTTTTCAAAAGTGTTGCTACTCCTGAAGCAGTGAAAAACATTCTGTGTCAGGTAATCAACATGTAGCACCCTGGTGTCTATAAACTTATTTTCGCTGAAGAATTTCAATGCTTGACTGTAAGAAATCTTGTGCCTCAATTGCTATTCTGGACAATATAATTTTGGATTGCATATGCATTATGCATAAGCTATTAAAAAGTACACAGAATCTAACTAGCGGCGGAGCTAGGATTTTTCACTAAGGAGGTTCAACatctattatgtatatataaaaaataattttaactatGTATTGAAGTGTAATTTTTCATccaagggggttcggatgaaccccttaGCCCTACCTGCTCTGTTCCTGAATCTGACATCCAAAATAAAGTGACTTCTGGCTGCTTGTAACTTTAATTTCAGCGTGGAGACAATGATTAGGTAGGCATTTTGAGGGAAAAACATGTAGTAAGTTGTAAGGATTTTTATAAGATCTTGACATTTTAGATCAAATAATCATGCCTTTCTCATATTTAGTTCATCTAGAATGTTGTATGATGATTGACGCCATAGCTACATCTGATAAGTTGCTCTGCAGTGCTACTACGACACATCCCAGGTGACGGATGAGTTAGTACAGGCCATCCTTCTTCCAGGGCTTGAGCCTGGTGCTGTCGATGTGTTTCTCGAGTTTATTTGCTATTCAGCGGGGCCTCTACCCGAGGAACTATTACCTCAAGTGAAGGTGATTCTCGAATTATTGCTTTGACTTCCCATACAACATTGTcttctattttcttgtttttgaaACTAaaccttttttattttggaaTTCCGGGGCCAAAATCAATGTTCTTCGACAAAATGTGCATTTTGCAGTGTCCTGTTCTGGTGGCATGGGGTGACAAGGATCCTTGGGAGCCAATAGAACTTGGTAGAGCCTATAGCAAATTTGATACAGTCGAAGATTTCGTCGTCCTCCCTAATGTTGGCCATTGTCCTCAGGTATTTCCTCCctcttttttttcattattattttctttcgtactcgGAGATAGATTCAAGATTTAAATGTGATGAGTTCAACCAATAAGGTTTTTAGTACTATACCTTGAAACTtcagtgttttttttttccatatatATCTGTACTCCGCGTAAAAAATACTGAGTTCAGTTGAACCTGCATGCTCAAAGTAGTTCATATACAAAGCAATAACGTCAAGAGAATACGTTTCTTCAAAGTTTGCATTTCATCTCGTGACAAAGGATGACTGCTCGTTTTCTTAACATCAACCAAAGAAGGTTTTTAGTACTATACCTTGAAacttcagttttttttttcttcatatatatCTATACTCCGCGTAAAAAATACTGAGTTCAGTTGAACCTGCATGCTCAAAGTAGTTCATATACAAAGCAATAACGTCAAGAGAATACGTTTCTTCAAAGTTTGCATTTCATCTCGTGACAAAGGATGACTGCTCGTTTTCTTAACATCAACCAAAGAAGGTTTTTAGTACTATACCTTGAAacttcagttttttttttcttcatatatatCTATACTCCGCGTAAAAAATACTGAGTTCAGTTGAACCTGCATGCTCAAAGTAGTTCATATACAAAGCAATAACGTCAAGAGAATACGTTTCTTCAAAGTTTGCATTTCATCTCGTGACAAAGGATGACTGCTCGTTTTCTTAACATCAACCAAAGAAGTCTCATCTTAGTGAGGTTGTTAAATTTTAAACTCAGTAGCGTGTCTCATCGTTGTGACATTTTGTAGGACGAGGCACCTCATCTTGTGAACCCACTGGTGGAATCATTTGTTGCCCGGCATGCCAACGTTTGAGAACTGAGTCGCGGTGAACATGTAGTCTTGTAGTTTACATCAGAATACACGTTTGGTTTCGCGTCCAAGGAAGGTTGCTTGCTAGTCGAAAAAGACTGAAAAAAGTACTATGggagaacaagaaagaagaaaaacagTTTACTCTTAATTCATGTGAAAGGGAAGTAGGTAGTTGATTACTTGACTCTTGCAGTGGCGTAGCTACACAGACCGAAGGTTGGTCAGTTTGAACATGCTTGttgaaaaattattatatgtatatagagAAAACAATATTATTTCGTATATAAGTGCAAAGTTACTTTTCATACATGttatattgttatatattgaaCACTCTTTATGACTATAATCTAGTGAATcgataaactttttttttcttctgtttATATATTTAGACAAAAAAATTGTATCAGAAAACATCTTTGTAAAGTGCTAAGCCCAAAATCTACACGTTTGATGTATTCATACTATAACAACAACTATGCTCCAGCCCAAAATAAGTTGGGATCGGCTATATAAATTCTCATTTCGTCATTTAAATTCATATAAACTATAGCTAAATTCTTTTATATTTGAAGGGATAGTCTAAAGTCGTTAAATTTACGAAACACCAACTTAGAAAgagaattttgaatttatgaattttggattctaaaaaatataaatttaacgAGTTCTTGATAATTATTTATACTACTATATATTaggtaaaattttaaatatatttttatttatactattaTATATTaggtaaaattttaaatatattaaaatatagaatttgacccaaactatttaattaatgaaatCCCAATAACAACCTCATTACCTAGCTtaacaccttgtttggatggttgttatccGCTAttgttaatttaaatataatatttattttaattgttatttaaATTGTATTGTATCATATCGTTTAAATTTATTGTTAAGTAATGAAGAAAAGAGCCATTTTGTATAGCGATCAATTTGGCGTGATCGTTCcgttaccttaatattttcattttattttgtctttacttattatttaataattctattttatcCATACTCGACCTTTTCATAATAGTTTTATCCCGTACCCTATTGTTTTTGTAgatttatcattcaaattataaatatatgatattatgtaaTAACGGAGACGGAGAACGATACAGACTATTCAAATACTATATTCATTCAAATAATATAGTGATACAATACAATAcgatatattttaaaataatacgtGATAGAATACAATACGATACGAGATATTATTAACCGTCCTCCAAATATAAAGTATTTCTCACATTTTCTTccaatcccccccccccccccaaacccctccacacgcacaacaccaccacccctcaaaatttctgAGCAAAAACAGAGATTTGCCTTTGAATCTCCACAAACCCTATGCGGAGCTAATCGGAGATCAGTAGATTAATCATGGCATTTTCACGGCGGTTAATCGGAGTAAGCATTCTAAGttgtcttcttcttctatcATCAACCGCTACCGGCGAAGATGATATCTCACGCGCCGCCCCAGCTAATGCATCGAGCTCCTGTAACAATCCTTATCGAATGGTAAGTTTGATTCAATTAATGTATTCACAATCCTTTTTCTGTTAATTTTTTGCTAAGATAAGGTAATTGTGCGGAAACGTAGTTACAGTATTTCTGTAATCTCTAGTTTTAGAACGTTTGGTTTAGCTGAAACGGAATTGTTGAGTGTTGGAGTGAAATGCGTCTAAATAGAATTGAATGGGTGTAGAGTATTCATGTAGCAATCACCTACTAAGTTGGGCAAAAGATCAATAATGAGAAGTTCTTGTTGAAACTCAGAGATAGAATTGATAGGTATGTGAAAGATTGAATCTTTTCTCTCTTTGCTATTATTTTCTTGCTATTTTAAGGTAATTATGAGGAAACGTAGTTGTGGTGGGTGGGTGATTGTTTCTCTTATGGTATTTATCTAATATCTAGTCTAGTTTTAGAACGTTTAGTTTCACTGAACGCAATTACTGAGTGTTGGAGTGAAATGGGTCCAAATAGAATGGAATGGATGTAGAGTATTTATGTAGCAATCACCGACTAAGTTGGGAAAAAGATCAATAATGAGAAGTTATTGTTGAAACTCAGAGATAGAGTTGACAGGTATGTGAAAGATTGAATTGCtttcctcttttctttttttttgttgctattTTAAGGTAATTATGCGGAAACGTAGTTGTGGTGGAGGTGGGGCAGTGTTTCTAGTCTAGTTTTAGAACGTTTGTATTGGAATGAAATCGGTCCAAATAGAATGGAATGAATATAGAGTATTCATGTAGCAATCCTCGGCTAGTTTGGGAGAAAGATCAATAATCTGTGAAGAAGATTACTTCCTTGCCTTGTGGAGTATTCTGCAGCAATCCTCAACTAGTTTGGGAGAAAGATCAATAATCTGTGAAGAAGATTGCTTCCTCGCCTTGTGGAGTATTCTGCAGCAATCCTCAACTAGTTTGGGAGAAAGATCAATAATCTGTGAAGAAGATTGCTTCCTCGCCTTGTGGAGTATTTCTAGTCTAGTTTTAGAATGTTTATTTTGGCTGAAACTCAATTACTGAGTATTGGAGTGAAATGGGTCCAAATAGAACTGAATGGATGTAGAGTATTCATGTAGCAATCCCTGACTAGTTTGGGGAAAAATCAATAATTTGGGAAGAAGATTACTTGGGAAGAATTCAAGGAGTACATACACTTTGAAGTGGCAGAAGgaattaaaataagattttgGTTAGACATGTGGTATGGAGACGATACACTAAAAGATGAATCTCCTAACATATGTCAAGTTTCTGTTAGTTCTGAGTCAACTATTGCTGATTGTAGAGATAATACTGAGTGGAGTATATTGTTAAGAAGGTGTTTTCTGAATTGAGAATTCAGCTGCCTGACGAGGATACTACATACCGGAACAGGCACTTTGCAGAGACATAATGGATACAATCTGATGGAATTAGAATAACAGAGGTATTTTTACAGTCAAAAGTTGCTATCAGGTCTTGAGAAACACATGTACACTCTTGGCGATGGAAGGAGAGATGAAAAATTAAAGCTCTAACAAAAGTAATTTGTTTCAGCTGGATAGTGATGTTTGAAGCTTGAGGATTTGTCCTTTGCAATAGATGCTTTTGATTATAAGCTATTTTTATTATCGACTCGACCCAAATAAAAAACCATTTTTGACAAAATCAACCATTTTCATGCACTATTGAGACCGGAGGAGCATACCACAAGCTAAATCAGAGAAAAAGAACCAGACAGAACCACTCTATCAGAACTTTCAAATGTTAAACAAGATAGAAGAAAGTATAATTAGCCTTGCGGTGAAGTTAACGGAAAGAAGATCTATATATGCTAAGAGGCAAGAAGGACACATATAGACTGAATTAAGGAGTAAAAAGACTACCTGGTCATAGTAGAAAACCCCACATATTATAACATTTTACAGCTCAATGCCCTGAAACATAATGTGAATGATCTTAAGTACACGTGTTGAACACAATTTATACTCACTCTTCTATAATTGTAAAAGTACATCTACTGGATGCCAGTATTAACAAAACTATTTTTACTTCatccttttaaaaaaatagaaggaTCTTACTTAATCCAAGAAAAAATAGAAGAGCAGTACATGGAAGTTCTAGTGTGCATTCAATGAGGAAAATAAAGATCTACGATTGGGAGATTTGCAACATGAGTTGTATGCATGTGAAAAAGGGAGTTATCATTTGTGTTACATCTCCGAATTCAACATAACTAACTAGTTCTGGATTGAGATGCAGTTGATCAGTTATTTGATTGTATTTCTGTAATTGCTTCTTGGTGATTTGGGAATGTGAGGAAAATTGGATTCTAACCAGTTGATGTCATGTCATCTTTTAGAAGATCTAAATTAATGACCAAGAGAAGATTGGGTCCTGTCTATTTTCTTGTTGGGACAAACTATTCTTTGTTTTTACTCTGTTTTTCACCTATGGAGACATACTGAGTTACTTGTTTCATACCAAGTTGCTTCTATCCTTTTGTACAGGTTCTGGTGAAGTTATGGATTGATGGTGCTGAGCATGAATCAATAGGTGGCTTAAGTGCGGCATTTGGGTCTCTTTTATCCACTGATATTAAAAATGCCCCTAGATTGCCTGCTACTTACACAAAACCCTTGAATGGCTGTTCCAGCTCCTCTTTTAAGGTATTTATTCCAGATTCCTGACAATGACTTTATTATTAGGTAACTAGCCCTCATCTCAGGGGCTTTTCAATTCATCATCTACGTCTTTTGGTTGCAATTCTTACTTTGACATATGCAAAATGTTAACCtttctttatcattttgttAAACATTACTTAATGCAGAGATCTTTGTTTACTTTGGTCTAGTTATCAGGCTCCATTGCACTAGCTCTTCGCGGTCAATGTGATTTTCTGACGAAGGCTACGGTTGCACAAGCAGGAGGTGCTGCAGGGATTGTGCTGATAAATGATCAAGAAGGTTGTCATCCATGACTCATAGTCATATAagtttttattttctcttaattttttactttttaccTTTTGGTgattatgagcccgtttggatgggcttaaaaaaagtaacttttatgtatgaagtgcttttagaactttaaagtgctaaaagatatttttataaataagcagttgagtgtttggataaaagtgcttaaatgaggaaaattatgtgaattttagggttaaaagaacaaaaaggatagtttgggaatttagttaaaatataagggatataaaagtaatttccatggtcaaagaaaatgactttaagcacttagaaaaaaaaaagttaggaatcctaacttttcatttttgactgactttaagaactttctggcttaaagttagcattaggcaaacacgtccaaaagctgaaaaggggctttaagttggtcaaaaccaacttaaagccaatccaaacgggctctatgtcTCCCCCATCTTTTTCGGAAATGACACTATTTTTTCCTGCTATTCTTTAGATCTTCTGGAGATTGCTTGTCCTAACAATTTTACGGTATCAAACATAACAATTCCTGTTGTAACCATTTCAAAAGCTGGAGGAGATGTCATAGACAAATATATCTCTGCTGGAAAGAAAGGTAAAGTCTTGGCCTCATGTATATTACCTCCATTTTCTGTTAAGGTTAACTTTCTGTTGATTCTAGTTCTGGTTTCCAAGGTATCTGGTATCTTAGGATATCACTTATACTTTCTCATAGTACATGCATTGTTTTCATGCTTTCAATTGTCTATGAATCTGTTGTGTGATTCTTGTGTTTCCGGATAACGTatacaacgacaacaacaaccaagtgaaatctcacaacgtggggtctggggagggtagagtgtacgcaaaccttactcctaccaaggtaggacgactgtttccaagagaccctcggctcaatattTCCGGATAATGTATGTCTTTCAAAAAGGTGTTCAActcatttcctttctttaggatatgatatgattcaTACTTTGTATGATACATGCATAGCTTTGCAGGAAAGATATGATAAGGTCTTTTTTACTATTTACATGTGTGCTTTCGACACTGATGAAGTGCAAAATAAGTATGGAGCACTTCGTTAGAGCTCCATAGCTCAAATCTAAGGCATGTTAAACTCCCGTTAGATTTGAGATATGGAGCTCTTGTAAGTTGTGAGATATAATTCCACGGCATGGTATATAATTGAATCTTCAAATATCATTGCTCACTGATGACATTTAAAACTATATTGCAGTGGGTTCTCTAGCTACTCTGTCCATTGTGCATTTCTCGTCATCCTTGTTTATATATTCTTATCTCTTGCTGTTCCTCTTTTCTTGGATCGTGGAAGAATTAACATGCTGAACATATTTACTTTTAATGCAGTGGAGATTATGTTTTATTCGCCAGATCGCCCCATTCTGGACTACTCAGCAATGTTCTTATGGATGATGGCTGTTGGCACAATTTTTTGTGCATCTTTTTGGTCGGAGTTTACTACATCTAAGGAAAGCAATTTCAATCAACAGTCACCAGAGGTTCTAAAAATAGCATCCTGATATATCTTTGCATTTAATATATATAGACTCTTATGTTCTTATAGAATTAATTAGCGATGCTCTGCTTGTTTTAATCAACTTTTCATACTGTGTCCTGAAGTTGATATCTTAGTACGTTGCTGCACTGTGTTAGATAGTAGTACACTTAGGAATAGCTGCAGTCTTTCAAAGTTCATATATCTGGTTCTGTAACATGTAGATTTGGATACAGATTCTAGTTCTACTGGTAGGGAATTTAGATTGCAACTTAGCTGAACCACGGAGAATTGTTAGAGCATGAATAGATGAGGAGGAAACGATGCCAAACAATCCTTTTTGGAAGAGAGAGTTCAAGGATTTTATATGTCATCGAAGCTATAGGATGAATGAATATTTTGCATTATGGGTATTGGTCCCGTTAAGTGGAGAGGTATCAGGAGCAAAGTGGTGCTTAAGGCAGAATAGCTATCCTTCCCTGACATGATTTTGAAAGCTAAAAAATTTTCTCTGTTGAAGGAAAAGGAAAGAATGCAGATGATAGCTTCACAGCATTAGGATATAATCGTTGTTGGCTTAACATGCATTAGAGATTGATTTATTATAAGAGGAAATTTTAAAACAATGAACTGGTGGCAATGATACAGAACTCTTggtcaacatcaacaacaacaacaacatacccagtgaaatcccacaagtggggtctggggagggtagaatgtatgcagaccttaccactacctcatggagataaaGAGGCTATTTCCggaagaccctcggctcaaaagtatcAGCTccaaataagagagaaaaaccaatatatatatatcataatggcAAATATGAAAAGTGATGCAAATtgtacaagacaagaacaataacaatagcaaaaTAATGGGATAATCgaaaggcaataacaacacaactataatggcatgcctagacctacgaccaatCCTAAACCGTCACGAGGCAAGCCATCATGCTATCCTTAATTTAGTGCATCTAGCTTGTAACATAATTGCTGTGGAGCAGGagcttcattttttattttgagttcaGAATTGATTTTTATTATAGAATGTCAATGCCAACTCATCCTGatttatatttcttattttgctcCTCTTTTTGTTTCCCTTATTCTTTTTGCTTGGAGTCAAAGATTTGGATAAATCACATTTACTTTTAATGATTAATGGCTTTCATATCGAGTTTATGTGTTTTTCCTTTCTAATTTTTAGGTGATTGCTGGAGGTTCCAGAGAAGAAGATGACAAGGAGATTATAAATATCACTACAAGGAGTGCTTTTGTGTTTGTCATCACAGCGTCTATGTTTCTGTTGCTACTTTACTTTTTCATGTCTTCTTGGTTTGTCTGGCTGCTGATAATACTTTTCGCTATTGGTGGAGTTGAGGTACTCAAATAATTCTCTACTTTGACTTGATCACTAAGCCAAGATAGCTTTTTTCGAACTTGGTTAGACAAAACCTTCTCATTTCATAGCACTGCATTTCTCTGTTCATGGTGCTACTCGTTGACATATTATAAGCCATCTGTTGGGTACAAAAAGGAAGCATGATGATAAGCAAAGATGATCCATCCATGAATTAATCACATCCAAGCAAGCTTTTCAAAACAACCTGAAACCAAAAATTGCACACTTGTTGACCCAAACGGTCAAATCAAACAGAACCTGATTAATATTCCACAAATGGGACCCATCCCTGCGACCCATACTACACCTTCAATCTCAATCTGTGTTCCCAAAATGACCCACTAATTATGGTGTCCTTTCACCTCATTGAGCATAGCATTGCCAGTTATATTGTAATCAAGGGAATGTATCAACTGTTGAAGTATTCATTTTGCTTGGTTGAATCAAAGATAAAATGATCTATTTTCCACAAGAGCTCATAGAAAGATTTAATGATcttcctcaaaaaaaaaaaagacttaatGAAATTTTGTGCTTAATGCATTTTCTTTATGGTTCTGCCTTCTATGTTCTTTATATGTGTTACCCTTCCCAGCCCTAGAAAGATTGAAGTTTATGGACACATATTGGGCATTTATGCATCTTGTTTGAGCTGTACTTGGGTGTCTTTTTCAGTTTGATTGATTCTGTCTCTGCTTATTGACTTTTGGTGTTTAATTGCTTCCTTCTCAGGGAATGCATAGTTGTATAATATCCCTGGTATCGAGGTATAATATTTCCAAGAGCATTTGTCTGCCTGTCAGATTAAGGTGTCGAATAGATTTTCTAATTAGCTTTTCTACCTTGTTTCAAACAAAACTGCGAGTAGCAAATGTAAAGGTTGTGGAAGGAAGAAGTTGAATTTGCCGCTTCTTGGGGAGatttctattctttctcttgtGGTCTTGATATTATGTGTGGCATTTGCAATCTTCTGGGCAGCAACTAGGAAATCATCATACTCTTGGATTGGCCAAGATATTCTGGTAAGCTTATTAGTAATACTTGTCCTAAAAAATTTCATGCACTTGTTTGCATAATAAAAATTTCATGCATTTGTTTGCATAATGGAGTTGAAAAACTTTTTTGCATGGTTTCACTCTCAACATGGTTAGAATTAAAGAACTTTCTTGTTTCCAGGGAATTTGTTTGATGATAACTGTTCTGCAGTTGGCTCAGTTGCCTAATATAAAGGTCCGTAGATACTTCTGTGGATTCTCGTATGAGAGGAGTTGATAGCTTTTTTTGCTTCATCATGGTTACTGACTTACTGTTCTAATTTCATTTGATGATTACTATTTTGCTTTAGGTTGCTACGGTGCTTCTGTGTTGTGCATTTCTCTACGACATCTTTTGGGTTTTCCTTTCGCCTGCTATATTCCATGACAGTGTAATGATTGCAGTAAGTTCTCTCTTTAGCCTACATCTATCTCTCTGTACTGTTCATGCAGACTTTCTGTATTATATGAGCTGCCAATTTTAACCTTTCTGTAGGATGTGTAATATTATGTTGGTTTTCCGACAAGTGTTTTTCCTACTTACCTGAAAGTTTTATTGCATTTTCAACATATATGAATATGGGGAATATCTGTGCCAGCTAAACAAGACTTCCTGGTGAACACTGGTCTTAGACTCTCAGTTGTATATATCTGATTTTGAACTCAAGTATTTGTGTCTCATAGCAGAACCAGGTTGGCTAGCTTATATATTAGATTCTTTAGTCCTCTTGGGTGGTTTGAAGGCCAGGCCCTTGCACTGACAGAAAAAATCATTGGGAGTGTCATTTAGCTTCTCCTTTTTATTGGCAGGAAACTCGAACTCTGCATGTTGATGGGATGAGTTCAGTGCCTATTTAGTAAAAATCTTCGCTTTATGTTGAAATGTTCAATTGTGTAGTAATGATTCAATTGTTTTGTCATTTATATAGGGTTTAACTGTTTCCTTTCTATCTCTTAGGCTATATAAGGATTTTCTAATATGATAACATAAGGTTCACTTTTAGATCGTAGAACATGAGCATGCTTATGTGTaataatgatttttttgatAAGGTATTATACTCTATAGAACAACGAGCTTGCA
This Solanum dulcamara chromosome 1, daSolDulc1.2, whole genome shotgun sequence DNA region includes the following protein-coding sequences:
- the LOC129883148 gene encoding signal peptide peptidase-like 3, whose translation is MAFSRRLIGVSILSCLLLLSSTATGEDDISRAAPANASSSCNNPYRMVLVKLWIDGAEHESIGGLSAAFGSLLSTDIKNAPRLPATYTKPLNGCSSSSFKLSGSIALALRGQCDFLTKATVAQAGGAAGIVLINDQEDLLEIACPNNFTVSNITIPVVTISKAGGDVIDKYISAGKKVEIMFYSPDRPILDYSAMFLWMMAVGTIFCASFWSEFTTSKESNFNQQSPEVIAGGSREEDDKEIINITTRSAFVFVITASMFLLLLYFFMSSWFVWLLIILFAIGGVEGMHSCIISLVSSKCKGCGRKKLNLPLLGEISILSLVVLILCVAFAIFWAATRKSSYSWIGQDILGICLMITVLQLAQLPNIKVATVLLCCAFLYDIFWVFLSPAIFHDSVMIAVARGDNAGGESIPMLLRVPRVSDPYGGYDMIGFGDILFPGLLVCFAFRFDKARRKSVLSGYYIWMMVGYGIGLLFTYLGLYLMNGHGQPALLYLVPCTLGVYVVLGLLRGELKYLWNYDSESTKVADSLLEDA